In Sebastes fasciatus isolate fSebFas1 chromosome 24, fSebFas1.pri, whole genome shotgun sequence, the following are encoded in one genomic region:
- the LOC141762724 gene encoding striated muscle preferentially expressed protein kinase-like isoform X3, whose translation MKKIWSKKRFQRTGHSTRTFGRFTHDSETTEDETTEPQMETKEGPGRHQDKAGRRGPSGEGGGMMDYNPDASDRRATLPGGYDPVVERELRALGSRPPGLHLDPANPARQALGGAPGEGAPPVRHLGVEPLIRASHANLARPVQGSEESVSVGSDYYGSMFSLYRGRTFSMPL comes from the exons ATGAAGAAAATCTGGTCCAAGAAGAGATTTCAG AGAACTGGGCATTCCACACGGACATTTGGCAGGTTTACCCATG ACTCTGAGACCACAGAGGATGAGACCACAGAGCCTCAGATGGAAACCAAAGAAGGGCCCGGGAGGCACCAAGACAAGGCTGGACGGAGAGGACCTTCGG gTGAGGGAGGCGGGATGATGGACTACAACCCGGACGCTTCAGACCGCAGGGCCACCCTCCCCGGCGGCTACGACCCCGTGGTGGAGCGAGAGCTCCGCGCTCTGGGCTCCCGCCCTCCGGGGCTCCACTTGGACCCCGCCAACCCAGCCAGGCAAGCCCTCGGCGGGGCTCCCGGCGAGGGGGCCCCCCCCGTCCGTCACCTGGGTGTGGAACCGCTGATCCGGGCGTCTCACGCTAACCTGGCACGGCCTGTTCAGGGGTCAGAGGAAAGTGTTTCTGTAGGCAGCGACTACTATGGGAGCATGTTCAGCCTCTACAGAGGGAGGACATTTTCGATGCCGTTATAG
- the LOC141762724 gene encoding uncharacterized protein LOC141762724 isoform X2 codes for MKKIWSKKRFQRTGHSTRTFGRFTHVFRSCRKQSYDSETTEDETTEPQMETKEGPGRHQDKAGRRGPSGEGGGMMDYNPDASDRRATLPGGYDPVVERELRALGSRPPGLHLDPANPARQALGGAPGEGAPPVRHLGVEPLIRASHANLARPVQGSEESVSVGSDYYGSMFSLYRGRTFSMPL; via the exons ATGAAGAAAATCTGGTCCAAGAAGAGATTTCAG AGAACTGGGCATTCCACACGGACATTTGGCAGGTTTACCCATG TTTTCCGCTCCTGCCGAAAGCAAAGCTATG ACTCTGAGACCACAGAGGATGAGACCACAGAGCCTCAGATGGAAACCAAAGAAGGGCCCGGGAGGCACCAAGACAAGGCTGGACGGAGAGGACCTTCGG gTGAGGGAGGCGGGATGATGGACTACAACCCGGACGCTTCAGACCGCAGGGCCACCCTCCCCGGCGGCTACGACCCCGTGGTGGAGCGAGAGCTCCGCGCTCTGGGCTCCCGCCCTCCGGGGCTCCACTTGGACCCCGCCAACCCAGCCAGGCAAGCCCTCGGCGGGGCTCCCGGCGAGGGGGCCCCCCCCGTCCGTCACCTGGGTGTGGAACCGCTGATCCGGGCGTCTCACGCTAACCTGGCACGGCCTGTTCAGGGGTCAGAGGAAAGTGTTTCTGTAGGCAGCGACTACTATGGGAGCATGTTCAGCCTCTACAGAGGGAGGACATTTTCGATGCCGTTATAG
- the LOC141762724 gene encoding striated muscle preferentially expressed protein kinase-like isoform X1, whose translation MAEGPASSPSLDIPSKRPKIAKDQIVQDAGVAMQEPTAPVFTRKLRKAAVGTSCDIRLRVSVAGFPKPLLTWYHNDELLPPSEAQESGGLWIRDCRMSDAGLYTCVATNELGEASCSAVLAIMDLGEDSETTEDETTEPQMETKEGPGRHQDKAGRRGPSGEGGGMMDYNPDASDRRATLPGGYDPVVERELRALGSRPPGLHLDPANPARQALGGAPGEGAPPVRHLGVEPLIRASHANLARPVQGSEESVSVGSDYYGSMFSLYRGRTFSMPL comes from the exons ATGGCAGAAGGCCCTGCATCCAGTCCTAGTCTCGACATCCCTTCCAAGAGGCCCAAAATCGCCAAGGACCAGATTGTTCAAGACGCTGGGGTTGCAATGCAAGAACCCACGGCGCCAGTTTTCACCCGTAAACTCCGTAAAGCAGCAGTAGGGACGAGTTGTGATATCCGACTGAGGGTGTCGGTGGCAGGGTTCCCAAAACCGTTGCTGACCTGGTACCACAACGATGAGCTCCTCCCTCCATCAGAAGCCCAGGAGTCTGGCGGGCTGTGGATACGGGACTGCCGCATGAGCGACGCTGGCTTGTATACTTGTGTGGCGACCAATGAGCTGGGAGAGGCAAGCTGCAGTGCCGTCTTGGCCATCATGGACCTCGGTGAAG ACTCTGAGACCACAGAGGATGAGACCACAGAGCCTCAGATGGAAACCAAAGAAGGGCCCGGGAGGCACCAAGACAAGGCTGGACGGAGAGGACCTTCGG gTGAGGGAGGCGGGATGATGGACTACAACCCGGACGCTTCAGACCGCAGGGCCACCCTCCCCGGCGGCTACGACCCCGTGGTGGAGCGAGAGCTCCGCGCTCTGGGCTCCCGCCCTCCGGGGCTCCACTTGGACCCCGCCAACCCAGCCAGGCAAGCCCTCGGCGGGGCTCCCGGCGAGGGGGCCCCCCCCGTCCGTCACCTGGGTGTGGAACCGCTGATCCGGGCGTCTCACGCTAACCTGGCACGGCCTGTTCAGGGGTCAGAGGAAAGTGTTTCTGTAGGCAGCGACTACTATGGGAGCATGTTCAGCCTCTACAGAGGGAGGACATTTTCGATGCCGTTATAG